From Orcinus orca chromosome 3, mOrcOrc1.1, whole genome shotgun sequence, a single genomic window includes:
- the DOCK6 gene encoding dedicator of cytokinesis protein 6 isoform X12, whose translation MMSRNEQGRVRQGGGYGGCFGDRRWDSAQDGRSRRGHLREGRQGGPGVENFKMGLGCGGGLMCQKLPPCQPHKGRGFSRRDSVFEIEIEPIFGILALYDVREKKKISENFYFDLNSDSMKGLLRAHGTHPAISTLARSAIFSVTYPSPDIFLVIKLEKVLQQGDISECCEPYMVMKEVDTAKNKEKLEKLRLGAEQFCTRLGRYRMPFAWTAVHLANIVSSAGQSDRDSDSEGERRPTWTDRRRRGPQDRTSSGDDACSFSGFRPATLTVTNFFKQEAERLSDEDLFKFLADMRRPTSLLRRLRPVTAQLKIDISPAPENPHFCLSPELLHVKPYPDPRGRPTKEILEFPAREVYAPHTSYRNLLYVYPHSLNFSSRQGSVRNLTVRVQYMAGEDPSQALPVIFGKSSCSEFTREAFTPVVYHNKSPEFYEEFKLRLPACVTENHHLLFTFYHVSCQPRPGTALETPVGFTWIPLLQHGRLRTGPFCLPVSVDQPPPSYSVLTPDVALPGMRWVDGHKGVFSVELTAVSSVHPQDPYLDKFFTLVHVLEEGAFPFRLKDAVLSESTVEQELRASLVALRLASPEPLVAFSHHVLDKLVRLVVRPPIIGGQIVNLGRVAFEAMAHVVSLVHRSLEAAQDARGHCPLLAAYVYYAFRLPGTEPSLPGGAPKVTLQPATLAHGPGRPASLYLARSKSISSSNPDLAVAPGSVDDEVSRILASKGIDRSHSWVNSAYAPGGSKAVLRRAPPYCGADPRQAIDRSSSRTSSYLEGSSSTPPATQPRPTVQKLLHEELALQWVVSGSAVREAVLQHAWFFFQLMVKSMALHLLLGQKLDTPRKLRFPGRFLDDIAALVGSVGLEVITRVHKDVELAEHLNASLAFFLSDLLSLVDRGFVFSLVRAHYKQVATRLQSAPNPAVLLTLRMDFTRILCGHEHYVTLNLPCCPLSPPASPSPSVSSTTSQSSTFSSQTPDPKVISMFELSGSFRQQHFLAGLLLTELALALEPEAEGASLLHKKAISAVHSLLCGHDADPRYAEATVKARVAELYLPLLSLARDTLPRLHDFAEGPGQRSRLASMLDSDTEGEGDMGGTINPSVAMAIAGGPLAPGSRASISQGPATAARSGCALSAESSRTLLVCVLWVLKNAEPALLQRWAADLALPQLGRLLDLLYLCLAAFEYKGKKAFERINSLTFKKSLDMKARLEEAILGTIGARQEMVRRSRERSPFGNQENVRWRKSVTHWRQTSDRVDKTKDEMEHEALVDGNLATEASLVVLDTLEIIVQTVMLSEARESILGAVLKVVLYSLGSAQSALFLQHGLATQRALVSKFPELLFEEDTELCADLCLRLLRHCGSRISAIRTHASASLYLLMRQNFEIGHNFARVKMQVTMSLSSLVGTTQNFSEEHLRRSLKTILTYAEEDVGLRDSTFAEQVQDLMFNLHMILTDTVKMKEHQEDPEMLIDLMYRIARGYQGSPDLRLTWLQNMAGKHAELGNHAEAAQCMVHAAALVAEYLALLEDSRHLPVGCVSFQNISSNVLEESAISDDILSPDEEGFCSGKHFTELGLVGLLEQAAAYFTMGGLYEAVNEVYKTLIPILEAHRDYKKLAAVHGKLQEAFTKIMHQSSGWERVFGTYFRVGFYGARFGDLDEQEFVYKEPSITKLAEISHRLEEFYTERFGEDVVQIIKDSNPVDKTKLDPQKAYIQITYVEPHFDTYELKDRVTYFDRNYGLRTFLFCTPFTPDGRAHGELPEQHKRKTLLSTDHAFPYIKTRIRVCHREETVLTPVEVAIEDMQKKTRELAFATEQDPPDAKMLQMVLQGSVGPTVNQGPLEVAQVFLAEIPQDPKLFRHHNKLRLCFKDFCKKCEDALRKNKALIGPDQKEYHRELERNYSRLREALQPLLTQRLPQLLVPNTAGFRNSLNRASFRKADL comes from the exons ATGATGAGTAGAAATGAGCAGGGCAGAGTAAGACAGGGAGGCGGTTATGGGGGCTGTTTCGGCGATCGAAGATGGGACTCAGCCCAGGATGGCAGAAGCCGTAGAGGACACctcagggaggggaggcagggaggcccagGAGTCGAGAATTTCAAGATGGGACTCGGGTGTGGGGGGGGATTGATGTGCCAAAAGCTGCCTCCATGCCAACCGCACAAGGGCCGTGGTTTCAGCAGGAGGGACTCTGT GTTCGAGATAGAAATCGAGCCCATCTTTGGCATCTTGGCCCTGTACGACGTGCGGGAGAAGAAGAAG ATCTCGGAGAACTTCTACTTTGACCTGAACTCAGACTCCATGAAGGGGCTACTGCGGGCCCATGGCACCCATCCTGCCATCTCCACCCTGGCCCGCTCTGCCATCTTCTCCGTGACCTATCCCTCGCCCGACATCTTCTTGGTCATCAAG CTGGAGAAGGTGCTGCAGCAGGGGGACATCAGCGAGTGCTGCGAGCCCTACATGGTGATGAAGGAGGTGGACACAGCCAAG AACAAAGAGAAGCTAGAGAAGCTGCGCCTGGGGGCTGAGCAGTTCTGCACCCGTCTGGGCCGCTACCGCATGCCCTTTGCCTGGACGGCGGTGCACCTGGCCAACATTGTGAGCAGCGCGGGCCAGTCGGACCGGGACTCGGACTCGGAGGGCG AGCGCCGACCCACTTGGACTGACCGCCGCCGTCGGGGGCCCCAGGACCGGACGAGTAGCGGGGACGACGCCTGCAGCTTCTCCGGCTTCCGCCCAGCCACGCTAACTGTCACCAACTTCTTTAAGCAG GAAGCTGAGCGGCTCAGTGATGAGGACCTCTTCAAGTTCCTGGCTGACATGCGGCGCCCGACATCCCTGCTGCGGCGCCTGCGGCCCGTGACCG cccagctcaAGATTGAcatctccccagcccctgagAACCCCCACTTCTGCCTCTCCCCGGAGCTGCTTCATGTCAAGCCCTACCCAGACCCCAGGGGTCGGCCCACCAAGGAGATTCTGGAGTTCCCCGCCCGTGAGGTCTACGCCCCCCACACCAGCTACAG GAACCTGCTGTACGTGTACCCGCACAGCCTCAACTTCAGCAGCCGCCAGGGCTCCGTGCGCAACCTCACTGTGCGAGTGCAGTACATGGCGGGCGAGGACCCCAGCCAGGCCCTGCCG GTCATCTTTGGCAAGTCCAGCTGCAGCGAATTCACCCGCGAGGCCTTCACACCAGTGGTCTACCATAACAA GTCCCCTGAATTCTACGAGGAATTTAAGCTGCGTCTTCCGGCCTGTGTGACCGAGAACCACCACCTGCTGTTCACCTTCTACCACGTCAGCTGCCAGCCCCGGCCAGGCACGGCCCTGGAGACTCCTGTGGGCTTTACT TGGATCCCACTGCTGCAGCACGGCCGCCTGAGGACCGGCCCCTTCTGCCTCCCTGTGTCCGTGGATCAGCCCCCGCCCAGCTACTCCGTGCTCACACCGGAC GTGGCGCTGCCGGGCATGCGCTGGGTGGATGGCCACAAGGGTGTGTTCAGCGTGGAGCTCACGGCTGTGTCGTCTGTGCACCCCCAG GACCCCTACCTGGACAAATTCTTCACCCTGGTGCACGTCCTGGAGGAAGGGGCCTTTCCATTCCGGCTCAAGGATGCCGTGCTGAGCGAGAGCACCGTGGAACAGGAGCTGCGGGCCAGCCTGGTGGCCCTGCGACTCGCCAGCCCTGAACCCCTTGTCGCCTTCTCCCACCACGTACTGGACAAGCTCGTACGCCTGGTCGTGCGGCCCCCCATCATCGGCGGCCAGATCG TAAACCTGGGTCGTGTAGCCTTTGAAGCAATGGCTCATGTAGTCAGCCTCGTCCACCGGAGCCTGGAGGCTGCCCAGGATGCCCGTGGTCACTGCCCACTGCTGGCTGCCTATGTCTACTATGCCTTCCGACTGCCTGGCACGGAGCCCAGCCTCCCAGGTG GGGCCCCTAAAGTGACGCTGCAGCCTGCCACGCTGGCCCATGGCCCTGGCCGCCCCGCAAGCCTCTACCTGGCCCGCTCTAAGAGTATCAGCAGCAGCAACCCTGACCTGGCCGTGGCCCCTGGCTCCGTGGATGACGAGGTCTCCCGCATCCTGGCCAGCAAG GGTATCGACCGCTCACACTCCTGGGTGAATTCTGCTTATGCTCCAGGAGGCAGCAAGGCGGTGCTGCGACGGGCACCCCCTTATTGTGGGGCCGACCCCAGACAG GCCATCGACCGCAGCTCTAGCCGAACCTCTTCCTACCTCGAGGGCTCCTCCTCGACCCCACCAGCCACCCAGCCGAGACCCACTGTGCAGAAG ctgctTCACGAGGAGCTGGCCCTGCAGTGGGTGGTCAGCGGCAGTGCCGTGCGCGAGGCTGTCCTGCAGCATGCCTGGTTCTTCTTCCAGCTCATG gtgaaAAGCATGGCGCTGCACCTGCTTCTGGGCCAGAAGCTGGACACACCCCGCAAGCTTCGCTTCCCTGGGCGCTTCCTGGATGACATTGCTGCCCTGGTGGGCTCTGTGGGCCTGGAGGTCATCACCCGCGTCCACAAG GACGTGGAGCTGGCCGAGCACCTCAACGCCAGCCTGGCCTTCTTCCTCAGTGATCTGCTGTCCCTGGTGGACCGCGGCTTTGTCTTCAGCCTGGTCCGGGCTCACTACAAGCAG GTGGCCACACGGCTGCAGTCGGCTCCCAACCCGGCGGTGCTGCTGACCCTGCGCATGGACTTCACCCGCATCCTATGCGGCCACGAGCACTACGTGACCCTCAACCTCCCTTGCTGCCCCCTGTCACCCCCGGCCTCACCCTCGCCCTCCGTATCTTCCACCACCTCGCAG AGCTCCACCTTTTCCAGCCAGACCCCAGACCCCAAGGTGATCAGCATGTTCGAGCTGAGTGGGTCGTTCCGGCAGCAGCACTTCCTGGCTGGGCTCCTGCTGACGGaactggccctggccctggaacCTGAGGCCGAGGG GGCGTCCCTGCTGCACAAGAAGGCCATCAGTGCTGTCCACAGCCTGCTCTGTGGCCATGATGCTGACCCCCGCTACGCCGAGGCCACTGTGAAGGCCCGGGTGGCCGAGCTATACCTGCCACTGCTGTCACTGGCGCGGGACACACTGCCACGGCTGCATGACTTTGCTG AGGGTCCAGGTCAGCGGTCAAGACTGGCCTCTATGCTCGACTCAGACACAGAAGGGGAAGGGGACATGGGAGGCACCATCAAcccctcagtggccatggccatCGCTGGTGGCCCCCTGGCCCCTGGCTCCCGGGCCAGCATCTCCCAGGGCCCAGCGACA gCTGCTCGCTCGGGCTGTGCCCTCTCCGCCGAGTCTAGTCGGACCTTGCTGGTGTGTGTGCTGTGGGTCTTGAAGAATGCTGAGCCAGCCCTGCTGCAGCGCTGGGCTGCGGACCTGGCCCTCCCTCAACTGGGTCGTCTCTTGGACTTGCTGTACCTCTGTCTGGCTGCCTTTGAATACAAG GGGAAAAAGGCCTTTGAACGTATCAACAGTCTCACGTTCAAGAAGTCACTGGACATGAAGGCCCGGCTGGAGGAAGCTATCTTGGGCACCATTGGAGCCCGACAGGAGATGGTGCGACGGAGCCGTG AGAGGAGCCCATTTGGGAACCAGGAGAATGTACGCTGGCGGAAGAGCGTCACACACTGGAGACAAACCTCGGACCGTGTGGACAA GACCAAGGATGAAATGGAACACGAGGCCTTGGTGGACGGGAACCTGGCAACCGAGGCAAGCCTGGTAGTTCTGGATACACTGGAGATCATCGTGCAG ACGGTGATGCTGTCAGAGGCCCGGGAGAGTATCTTGGGCGCGGTACTGAAGGTTGTGTTGTACAGTCTGGGCAGTGCCCAGAGTGCCCTCTTCTTGCAGCACGGCCTGGCCACACAGCGGGCCCTGGTATCCAAG TTCCCAGAGCTGCTGTTTGAGGAGGACACAGAGCTGTGTGCCGACCTCTGCTTGAGGCTCCTGCGACACTGCGGCAGCCGCATCAGCGCCATCCGTACGCACGCCAGCGCCTCCCTCTACCTCCTCATGCGCCAGAATTTCGAGATTGGCCAC AACTTTGCCCGCGTGAAGATGCAAGTGACCATGTCACTTTCGTCCCTGGTGGGGACAACGCAGAACTTCAGCGAAGAGCACCTGCGACGTTCACTCAAGACCATCCTCACCTATGCCGAGGAGGATGTGGGGCTGCGGGACAGCACCTTTGCTGAACAG GTCCAGGACCTGATGTTCAACTTGCACATGATCCTGACTGACACGGTGAAGATGAAGGAGCATCAGGAGGACCCGGAAATGCTCATTGACCTCATGTACAG GATTGCCCGGGGCTACCAGGGCTCCCCAGACCTGCGGCTGACATGGCTGCAGAACATGGCGGGGAAGCACGCAGAGCTGGGCAACCACGCGGAGGCTGCGCAGTGCATGGTTCACGCGGCCGCCCTGGTGGCCGAGTACCTCGCTCTGCTGGAGGACAGCCGCCACCTGCCTGTGGGCTGTGTTTCCTTCCAG aacATCTCGTCCAACGTGCTGGAGGAGTCCGCCATCTCTGACGACATCCTGTCGCCTGATGAGGAGGGCTTCTGTTCCGGGAAGCACTTCACGGAGCTGGGGCTGGTGGGGCTGCTGGAACAGGCGGCCGCCTACTTCACCATG GGTGGGCTCTACGAGGCAGTGAATGAGGTCTACAAGACCCTCATCCCCATCCTGGAAGCCCACCGCGACTACAAGAAGCTGGCTGCTGTGCACGGCAAACTGCAGGAGGCCTTCACCAAGATCATGCACCAG AGCTCCGGCTGGGAG CGTGTGTTCGGGACATATTTCCGCGTGGGCTTCTACGGTGCCCGCTTTGGTGACCTAGATGAACAGGAGTTCGTGTACAAGGAGCCATCCATCACGAAGCTGGCCGAGATCTCACACCGGCTGGAG GAGTTCTACACGGAGAGATTTGGGGAGGACGTGGTCCAGATCATCAAAGATTCTAACCCTGTGGACAAGACCAAGCTGGACCCCCAGAAG GCCTACATCCAGATCACGTATGTGGAGCCGCATTTCGACACCTATGAGCTCAAGGACCGGGTGACCTACTTCGACCGCAACTACGGGCTGCGAACCTTCCTGTTCTGCACGCCCTTCACGCCGGACGGGCGCGCACACGGAGAGCTGCCTGAGCAGCACAAGCGCAAGACGCTGCTCAGCACAGATCACGCCTTCCCCTACATCAAGACACGAATCCGCGTGTGCCACCGGGAGGAG ACAGTGCTGACGCCAGTAGAGGTGGCCATTGAGGACATGCAGAAGAAGACCCGGGAGCTGGCCTTCGCCACCGAGCAGGACCCGCCTGATGCCAAAATGCTGCAGATGGTGCTGCAGGGCTCCGTGGGGCCCACTGTAAACCAG GGTCCACTGGAGGTGGCCCAGGTGTTTTTGGCCGAGATCCCGCAAGACCCTAAGCTCTTCAGGCATCACAACAAGCTGCGGCTCTGTTTCAAGGACTTCTGCAAGAA GTGCGAGGATGCGCTGCGGAAGAACAAAGCCCTGATTGGGCCGGACCAGAAGGAGTACCACCGTGAGCTGGAGCGCAACTACTCCCGCCTGCGGGAGGCTCTGCAGCCTCTGCTCACCCAGCGCCTGCCTCAGCTGCTGGTGCCAAACACAGCCGGCTTCAG GAACTCCTTGAACAGAGCAAGTTTCCGGAAGGCTGACCTCTGA